Proteins encoded by one window of Microbacterium testaceum:
- a CDS encoding ABC transporter ATP-binding protein — translation MPQVLEFSDVVVRRNARDIVSHLDWEVSDDQRWVVLGPNGAGKTTVLQLADTLLHPTSGSVTILGERLGRTDVFELRPRIGFASSAMARRVPPEETVLDVVLTAAFSVVGRWREDYDDIDERRALRVLAEWKLDHLADRTFGTLSDGEQKRVQIARAVMTDPELLLLDEPTASLDLGAREELLALLSGYAQAPTTPAMVMVTHHVEEIPVGFTHVLLLRDGEVVASGPLQEALTAENLTKTFGLEIALTHEAGRYAARAV, via the coding sequence ATGCCCCAGGTGCTCGAGTTCTCCGACGTCGTCGTCCGCCGGAACGCGCGGGACATCGTGTCCCACCTCGACTGGGAGGTGTCGGACGACCAGCGGTGGGTCGTGCTCGGGCCGAACGGCGCGGGCAAGACGACGGTGCTGCAGCTCGCCGACACCCTGCTTCACCCGACCTCGGGTTCGGTGACGATCCTCGGTGAGCGTCTCGGCCGCACCGACGTGTTCGAGCTGCGTCCGCGCATCGGCTTCGCCTCGTCGGCGATGGCGCGTCGCGTGCCGCCGGAGGAGACCGTGCTCGACGTCGTGCTGACGGCCGCGTTCTCGGTCGTGGGCCGCTGGCGTGAGGACTACGACGACATCGACGAGCGTCGCGCGCTGCGCGTGCTCGCCGAGTGGAAGCTCGACCACCTCGCCGACCGCACCTTCGGAACCCTCAGCGACGGCGAGCAGAAGCGCGTCCAGATCGCCCGCGCGGTCATGACCGACCCCGAGCTGCTGCTGCTCGACGAGCCCACCGCGAGCCTCGACCTCGGCGCGCGCGAAGAGCTGCTCGCTCTGCTGTCGGGCTACGCGCAGGCGCCGACGACGCCCGCGATGGTGATGGTCACGCACCACGTCGAAGAGATCCCCGTCGGCTTCACGCATGTTCTGCTGTTGCGCGACGGCGAGGTCGTGGCATCCGGGCCCCTCCAGGAAGCCCTCACGGCCGAGAACCTCACGAAGACGTTCGGGCTCGAGATCGCACTCACGCACGAAGCCGGCCGGTACGCGGCGCGCGCCGTCTGA